One segment of Geomonas ferrireducens DNA contains the following:
- a CDS encoding HU family DNA-binding protein has product MTKAELVEAVAKSANIPKAAAEKAVGAFISTVSGALKKGDRVTLVGFGSFEVASRQARTGRNPQTGKEIKIAEAKVPKFRPGKALKDAIAAKKK; this is encoded by the coding sequence ATGACTAAAGCAGAACTGGTCGAAGCAGTGGCGAAATCCGCAAACATCCCCAAGGCCGCAGCCGAGAAGGCCGTCGGTGCATTCATCTCCACCGTGAGCGGCGCACTGAAAAAGGGCGACAGGGTAACTCTGGTAGGCTTCGGCAGCTTCGAAGTGGCTAGCCGCCAGGCGCGTACCGGCAGGAACCCGCAAACCGGCAAGGAGATCAAGATCGCCGAAGCCAAGGTCCCCAAGTTCCGCCCGGGCAAGGCACTGAAAGACGCTATCGCAGCCAAGAAGAAGTAA
- a CDS encoding FprA family A-type flavoprotein — MSAAVELGKGLHWIGVKDPSLAVFDDLFPTEHGTTYNSYLVQGESKIAIIDTVKAKRFDEYLEKIRSLIDPASVDYIVVNHSEPDHSGSLSKLLQHCPKAIVVSSQAARTFLGNQIHTPFESKIVKDNDQIDLGGRTLRFIAAPFLHWPDTMFTLLEEDRALFSCDAFGSHYSPEALFADECPDFSGETRFYFDCIMRPFKERILQAVAKLDGVELNMLCPSHGPVYRADARKAIDMYRKWSEPKAAGRRIAVFYISPHGNTEQMAEAVAKGAGEAGVHVTLCHINHASVADIRDLMEECDALIFGTPTINRDIPKPMWDVLAYLSTVSLKGSIGGVFGSYGWSGEACRMAEERLKSMNFKLPHPFVRSPFMPKPEIIAECEALGRAVAEEVLKK, encoded by the coding sequence ATGTCTGCAGCAGTCGAGTTAGGGAAGGGTCTCCACTGGATCGGGGTCAAGGACCCGAGCCTCGCCGTCTTCGACGATCTCTTTCCCACCGAACACGGTACCACGTACAACTCCTACCTCGTGCAGGGGGAGAGCAAGATAGCCATCATCGACACCGTCAAGGCCAAGCGCTTCGACGAGTACCTCGAGAAGATCCGTTCCCTCATCGATCCCGCGAGCGTGGACTACATCGTGGTGAACCACTCGGAACCGGACCACTCCGGCTCCCTTTCCAAGCTGCTGCAGCACTGCCCGAAGGCGATCGTGGTATCCAGCCAGGCGGCGCGCACCTTCCTCGGGAATCAGATCCACACCCCCTTCGAGTCGAAGATCGTGAAGGATAACGATCAGATCGACCTCGGCGGACGCACCCTGCGCTTCATTGCTGCGCCGTTTCTGCACTGGCCGGACACCATGTTCACTCTGCTCGAGGAGGACCGCGCCCTTTTCTCCTGCGACGCCTTCGGCTCCCACTACTCCCCCGAGGCCCTCTTCGCTGACGAGTGCCCCGATTTCTCCGGCGAGACCCGCTTCTACTTCGACTGCATCATGCGTCCCTTCAAGGAGCGCATCCTCCAGGCGGTGGCAAAGCTCGACGGCGTCGAGCTGAACATGCTCTGCCCGAGCCACGGCCCGGTCTACCGCGCCGATGCGAGGAAAGCGATCGACATGTACCGCAAGTGGTCCGAGCCCAAAGCCGCGGGGCGCCGCATCGCGGTGTTCTACATCTCCCCGCACGGCAACACGGAGCAGATGGCCGAGGCGGTGGCGAAGGGGGCGGGCGAGGCCGGCGTGCACGTTACCCTGTGCCACATCAACCACGCCTCCGTGGCAGACATCCGTGACCTCATGGAGGAGTGCGACGCGCTCATCTTCGGCACCCCGACCATCAACCGCGACATCCCGAAGCCGATGTGGGACGTGCTTGCCTACCTCTCGACGGTGAGCCTCAAGGGGAGCATCGGCGGGGTTTTCGGCAGCTACGGCTGGTCGGGCGAGGCGTGCCGCATGGCCGAGGAGAGGCTGAAGAGCATGAACTTCAAGCTCCCGCACCCCTTCGTGCGCTCCCCCTTCATGCCCAAGCCCGAGATTATCGCCGAGTGCGAGGCCCTCGGACGTGCGGTGGCCGAAGAGGTTCTGAAAAAGTAA
- a CDS encoding DEAD/DEAH box helicase produces MSFEALNLSAPLLKAINACGYTEPTPIQAESIPLALSGRDLIGSAQTGTGKTASFVLPALERLLVPSPVRGKGPRVLVLTPTRELAIQVVDAIRTYGKFMRVRCGSILGGMPYRDQMMLLSSPVDIIVATPGRLIDHLDRRTINFSRLEMLVLDEADRMLDMGFSEDVDRIAAAAPTERQTLLFTATMDDPMAKLAQRLLKDPVRVAVDVTQATNLHIEQRLHVTDDMRHKNRLLQHLVSDASVTKAIIFSATKKDADQLAFELYSQGHAAAALHGDMSQGARNKTITNMRRGKVRLLVATDVAARGLDVSGISHVINYDLPKFAEDYVHRIGRTGRAGATGIAISFCSMNEVAYLDRIERLTGKPLPQHVIEGFEPTRPLRRNNGGPGARKGRPGFDPRKKPFGAKGRPGQNERAGHGGRPGQGGRPAPAGRSGRRDAQVVVEYRRGRDGAGN; encoded by the coding sequence ATGTCTTTTGAAGCACTGAACCTTTCCGCACCTCTTCTCAAAGCAATCAACGCCTGCGGCTACACCGAGCCCACCCCGATCCAGGCCGAATCGATTCCGCTCGCGCTTTCCGGGCGCGACCTGATCGGCAGCGCCCAGACTGGTACCGGCAAGACCGCCTCCTTCGTTCTCCCCGCGCTGGAGCGTCTGCTCGTTCCGTCGCCGGTGCGCGGCAAGGGGCCGCGCGTCCTCGTGCTGACGCCGACCCGCGAACTCGCCATCCAGGTGGTTGACGCGATCAGGACGTACGGCAAGTTCATGCGCGTGCGCTGCGGCTCGATCCTTGGCGGTATGCCCTACCGCGACCAGATGATGCTGTTGTCCAGCCCGGTCGACATCATCGTCGCCACCCCCGGGCGCCTGATCGATCACCTCGACCGCCGCACCATCAACTTCTCCCGTCTCGAGATGCTGGTCCTGGATGAGGCGGATCGCATGCTCGACATGGGCTTCTCCGAGGACGTCGACCGCATCGCCGCCGCGGCTCCGACCGAGCGCCAGACGCTGCTCTTCACCGCCACCATGGACGACCCCATGGCGAAGCTCGCCCAGCGTCTTTTGAAGGATCCGGTCCGCGTCGCGGTTGACGTAACGCAGGCCACGAACCTCCATATCGAGCAGCGCCTGCACGTAACCGACGACATGCGCCACAAAAACCGCCTGCTGCAGCACCTGGTCTCCGACGCGAGCGTCACCAAGGCGATCATCTTCTCCGCGACCAAGAAGGACGCCGACCAGTTGGCCTTCGAGCTCTACTCCCAGGGACACGCCGCGGCCGCGCTGCACGGCGACATGTCGCAGGGAGCGCGCAACAAGACCATCACCAACATGCGCCGCGGCAAGGTGCGCCTGCTTGTCGCCACCGATGTCGCCGCCCGCGGTCTGGACGTCTCCGGGATCAGCCACGTCATCAACTACGATCTGCCGAAGTTCGCCGAGGACTACGTGCACAGGATCGGCAGGACCGGCCGCGCCGGCGCCACCGGGATCGCCATCTCCTTCTGCTCCATGAACGAAGTGGCCTACCTGGACCGCATCGAGCGCCTGACCGGCAAGCCGCTGCCGCAGCACGTCATCGAGGGGTTCGAGCCGACCCGCCCCCTGAGAAGGAACAACGGCGGCCCCGGTGCCAGGAAAGGGCGTCCCGGTTTCGACCCGAGGAAGAAGCCGTTCGGTGCCAAGGGGCGTCCCGGCCAGAACGAGCGCGCAGGTCACGGCGGACGTCCCGGACAGGGTGGGCGTCCCGCACCGGCAGGGCGCTCGGGAAGGCGCGACGCGCAGGTGGTGGTCGAGTATCGCCGCGGCAGGGACGGCGCTGGAAACTAG